Sequence from the Ereboglobus luteus genome:
TCGCGCGCGTGGTCATTGGCAAAAACGATCGCTTCGTCGCCGCCATCCAGCGCAAGCAACCCGACGCGCACAAGGCTCCCCGCGTTTCCCGTCCGCAGGCCGACGCGACGGATGAAAGCGGCGAGGTCGCGGCGGAAATTCCCGCCCGCGCGAAACTCGCCCCGTTCGCCATCTCGATTCCGGACGGGCTTCCCTTCGATAACGAGGATGCCGCCATCGCGCATGTTCTCAGCAAGCATCTCGACAAATTTTTCGACACCTCCGAGGTCGAAGTCGAGCCCCCCAAGGGCAACTATCAAGTTATCAACAAATGCGGTGTCACAGGCGAGCTTTTGGGGCCGCCGAACTACCACCTCTACAACCAGATTGTCCAGCAGCACCACGCCTCGCGCCTGGGGCGCATGAACATGGACGCATTTCGTTCGCGCATCGAAACCGTGCGCGATCCTGAGGTCGTGAATCAGTGGCTTGAAAAAATGAAGAAAGCCACCCGCTACACGTGGAAACTTGCCCCGCCCGCCGAAGGCGCGACTCCAATCAGTTTTGATTCCTTCGACGACGCGCGCGCCTATTTGCTCGCCAATGCGCGCGACAAAGTTGTCCGCACTGTCGAAACCGCGCGCATGCACGGCAAGCTTTTGGAAATTATGCCGCAGGGCGAAATGCGCCGCGCGGTCGAAAGCACGCTCGAGCGCCAGCGCCGCTTCCCGCTCGACACCGCCAACGCGCTCCGTGGGCGTCTCCGCCGCGAAGGCTTCACCATCTTCAAGAAGGGATCCAAGGGCATCTCCTACGTTTGCGCCGTGAAGCGCAAGTTCCGCGTTCCCGGGCAGACATTTGCCGACAGCATTGACGCGCTCATTGCCTTCATCGAGGCCAATCCGATGGTCAAGGCCAGCGAGCTTCCCGCGAAATTCCTCGGAATCAAACAACTCGAAACGCACGCCGCCACAGCCATCGCCGCGCCCGAAGTCGCCACGATACCCGCGCCGCTCGAAAAAGCGGTTGCGGATGAAACCGCGCCAGCCGCCGAATCGCAACCCGCTGAAACCGCGGTCGAGGAGGTCGTGGCTGCCGAGACTGCATCCGCGTCAACGGAGGCGGCGGAAGAAACCGTGTCCGCAGCTGCTGAGGAAGCACCTGTGGGAACTGTGCCGACGGAGACGTCCGCGCCCGCTATCGAGGCCGCGCCGGAAACCGAGGCGGCACCCGAGTCTGCGCAAACCACTCCGCCGATTATGTCGCCAGCCAGCGGCTCCGTTGCGCCATTCCCGACCGAACCGCTTTCCGCCGAAGAGCAGGCTCGCCTGCACCGGCTCACCGGCGATCTGCGCTGGCTTGTGTCCGAGGGTTACGTCACCGAATACATCGACGGTTCGCTATTCACTTATCCGCCGATGTCCGAGGCCCGCAAAAAGGAGGTCGAAAATGAGGATCGCGACGACCTTCCAACCGCGGAAGCGCACACGGCTTCCGAGAGCGCGTCCGGGCAATCCGAGTCGCCTGCGGAACAACAGCCCGTGGAGACCGATGCTCAGGCACCGGTTGAGCCTTCGGTCGCGTCCGAGCCTGAAATCGCTTCGGAACCGGAGTCCGTTTCCGAGGCGGACGCCGCTTCCGCATCCGAACCGGTTGCGGATTCGAAGGAGGAAAATCCCGGCGAACCCAAAAACGAAAGCTAAGCGCTTGCGCACAGGAACGGCGGTTTTCGGACCGCCCTCCTTGCGGGCGCGCGCCTTCGCGATGTGCTTTGAAGCGGGTTTTTGAGACCAATCACGATGAAATTATGGGAAAACAGGGGGCAATTCTCGAAAAGAGTTTGACACTGAACCTCAATCACGAGGTATTTCCCAATTCTCATTTTTTGGCTTCCTAGCTCAATGGTAGAGCAGTTGACTCTTAATCAATTGGTTCAGGGTTCGAGTCCCTGGGGAGCCACCAAGTTCTTTTCCGCATGTCTGATTTGCGATTGTCCGGGTTAAATAAAAAAATGCCGGACCTTGCCGATGCAGCACAGGCAGTCCGTTCTTTCCCACTCCAACAGACCATGAATGACGCAGAAACGCCGCGCAGGTTTCGCGCAGGGGCAGATTTTTTTGCCGACGTAGCTCAACGGTAGAGCACCTGTTTTGTAAACAGGCGGTTACAGGTTCGAATCCAGTCGTCGGCTCCAGTTTTTCCAATCGCCGCCCGATTCTTGCCCTTTTCGCCCTATTCTCTCTGCCCTCATTTCCTTTTCTTTTTTTTCCACTGCCCGATGGTGTAATGGTAGCACAGCAGATTCTGACTCTGCTTGTCTAGGTTCGAGTCCTAGTCGGGCAGCCAGCAAGATATTGAAAGGAAACATCTTAAGTCGCGTTCAATAAAAAATAAAAGAAGAGCGTTGACTAGGAAACCCGCTGACAGACAAATTCCCGAATTTCTTCACCTTATTTTCACCCAACAATACCAAACCCGCCAATCGCCCTTACACCCTTTTTCCCCTCTCCCAAGCCAAAGGCAGTGAATCCGCCGCATCGCGTGCGTAGTTCCAAGCTGCCGGAAGCACCAAGACAGGAATCCTGAATATTTTTCAAACGAAGATTAATAAATTCCGTCCAACCACGTTATCCAATACAGCTCCCTCAAAAAACAGTAGATTTGTAAAAATATTTCCCTTTAACTCTCACTCCCAAACGAAATCACAAATACTATGATTACAGCAGTCCTCAGCAGCTCACCGCTCGCGTTCTTCAAGCTCATGAATCAGACCCCTATGGAGCTTTTTCTCCATGGCGGCCCAATCATGTGGCCTATTCTTATCACGGCTTTTGTCGGCATCACGGTATCTGTCGAACGCACGATCTTTCTCGTCCGCTCGGCGATGAGCCGCCAGCCGCAAGTCCTTGAGGCCATTTACAAGAAGATTCAGGACGGTGATTTCGAGGGAGCCAAGCAGATCGGCCTCAAGAGCAAGGATCCTGTTGCCAAGACAATTTCGGCGGCTCTTGCCGTGCCTTCTGCCGGTATGATGAGCGCCTTCACTCGCGAGGCCAACAGTCAGCTCCGCCTTTATCAACAAGGCAGCGCGGTGCTCGACACCGTGGTTACGGCGGCCCCTTACCTCGGCCTTCTCGGCACGGTCACGGGCATGATGGAAACCTTCGGCGCCCTTGGCACCGGAGCGGACATCAGCCAGTCGTCCGCCAAGATCACCGGCGGTGTGGCCGAGGCCCTTATCGCCACCATGTGCGGTCTCGCCATCGCCATCCTCGGTCTTATTCCTTACAACACTCTCAATGCGAGCATCGAGCAGGTCAAACACGACATGGCGGATGCCTCCAACACACTGACCATTTACAAGGTAAACAAGGCGGACAAAGTTCACGCCTGATTCGTCCGACGATTTCGTTTGAAACCGCCCGGAATCAATACCCGGGCGGTTCCCCAAAAAAATCATTACTAGATAACAATAAAAAACTTATAAAACTATGGCAGGCGGCGGCTCACATAAAGGCGACGGTCCGAAAAAAGCGCGCATTGAGATCATTCCCCTCATTGACGTTATCTTCTTTCTGCTTGCCACCTTCGTATTGTTCACCCTTTCGCTGAACAAATCCAACGGTTTGTCCGTTCAATTGCCCAAGGTTGAGAACAGCGGACCCCGCGACCCTTCAAACTCGGTCACCATTTCGATCACCGACAACAACGAAATCGGTTGGGATAAAGACACCATATCGCTCGAGGAGTTTGTCACCCGCATTCACAACTACGCGATTCAGGTCGGTCCCGAAAACGCCCGCATATTTATCAATGGCGATGAAAACGCCAACTACTCCTCGGCTCGCTATGTGATCGATCAGATCAAGCGCACGCAAATCCAGAAGATCATGATTGAGACGCGCATCGTCCCCGATGCCGAGCGTCAGAATTAATCAAATCATTTTAAAATACTAGACACCCATGGCTGAAAATCCTGACACACCAGAGTTGGGCACAGGCGGTTCCAAAAAAGCGCGCATTGAGATCATTCCCCTCATTGACGTTATCTTCTTTCTGCTCGCCACCTTCGTATTGTTCACCCTTTCGCTGAACCGCATCGAGTCCATGGAGACCAAGTTGCCGGTGACCAGCAAGGAAAAGCCAGATAGAACCGACGACGAACCACTGATTGTTCAGGTTTCAGACGGAAACACTGTCTATATCGCTCGCGAGCCATCCGATATGGCCGATGTGTATGCGCGTATACTGCATTACAAGGAATCGACAGTCAATCAGGGTAAGGTTCCCCGCGTGCTCATTTCAGGGGATGACCGCGCCAAATACGGTGCCTTAATCAAGGCGCTCGACTATGCGAAAGCCGCCGGCGTCGAGGAAATATCATTTGAAACCAACTATCGCCTTTCCGGCAAATAACCAAAGGAGACCCATACCATGAGACGCGACTTGATTATCGGCACACTGGTTTCCTGCTTTGTCATTGGTGGATTGGGCTGGGGCGAAACCGCCTACGGCAAAATTCGCGACGCACTTTTTGGCCCCAAAAAAGTGGTTGCGGCCCCGCAAACATCGACCGTGGAAGTGGAAATATGGGAGGCTCCTGAAATGCCCGAAGTGCCGCCCGATCCCACGGATACAGTGGATGAGGAACCGGCGGTTGACGTGGCCACCATCGCCCCGCCCAGCCTCATGGACGTCCCCGGCAATGTGCAGGTGGACTCCTTCACGCAGCAAATGCAGCCCCCCCCGCCGCCTTCGCTCGGTCGTCCTGATGGCGGCACGATGACCATTCCAAAGGGTCCCCCGGGCTCGGGTGTGAAAAACACCATGGGTGCTATTTTTGACCTCAAGGATCTCGACCAAAGACCCACGCCGAGAGGCATGCGCGCCGAGCCTCAGTATCCCTACGAAATGAAACGTCAGGGAATCCCAGGGGAAGTGATACTCCAGTTCCTCGTTGATGAGCGTGGAGATGTCC
This genomic interval carries:
- a CDS encoding MotA/TolQ/ExbB proton channel family protein, whose protein sequence is MITAVLSSSPLAFFKLMNQTPMELFLHGGPIMWPILITAFVGITVSVERTIFLVRSAMSRQPQVLEAIYKKIQDGDFEGAKQIGLKSKDPVAKTISAALAVPSAGMMSAFTREANSQLRLYQQGSAVLDTVVTAAPYLGLLGTVTGMMETFGALGTGADISQSSAKITGGVAEALIATMCGLAIAILGLIPYNTLNASIEQVKHDMADASNTLTIYKVNKADKVHA
- a CDS encoding ExbD/TolR family protein → MAGGGSHKGDGPKKARIEIIPLIDVIFFLLATFVLFTLSLNKSNGLSVQLPKVENSGPRDPSNSVTISITDNNEIGWDKDTISLEEFVTRIHNYAIQVGPENARIFINGDENANYSSARYVIDQIKRTQIQKIMIETRIVPDAERQN
- a CDS encoding ExbD/TolR family protein, giving the protein MAENPDTPELGTGGSKKARIEIIPLIDVIFFLLATFVLFTLSLNRIESMETKLPVTSKEKPDRTDDEPLIVQVSDGNTVYIAREPSDMADVYARILHYKESTVNQGKVPRVLISGDDRAKYGALIKALDYAKAAGVEEISFETNYRLSGK
- a CDS encoding energy transducer TonB, translating into MRRDLIIGTLVSCFVIGGLGWGETAYGKIRDALFGPKKVVAAPQTSTVEVEIWEAPEMPEVPPDPTDTVDEEPAVDVATIAPPSLMDVPGNVQVDSFTQQMQPPPPPSLGRPDGGTMTIPKGPPGSGVKNTMGAIFDLKDLDQRPTPRGMRAEPQYPYEMKRQGIPGEVILQFLVDERGDVRDVTVTRSSHREFEAPAIQAVQKWKFRPGKKGGKAVITRMQIPIAFNLNDDE